The Tripterygium wilfordii isolate XIE 37 chromosome 21, ASM1340144v1, whole genome shotgun sequence genome segment caCTAGATTCGTTGATGGGTCGTTCGCTACCGGACTATTTGCAAGAGAAACGGTGACAGTACACGGCGCAGATGGTTGGATCAGAAAGCTGAAAAATGTGTTAGTTGGGTGCAATAACAATTTCCAGGGGAGTTTTGAGAATGTTGATGGTATATTGGGGTTAGCCTACAGTGAACATTCATTTGTATGGGAAGCTATGGACGAATTCGGAGGGAAATTTTCTTATTGCTTGGTTGATCACTTAAGCCACAAGAATGTCTTCAATTATCTCACCTTCGGGAACAACTCCAACCAGAGTCGACGAACGCCATTATCGGGCAACGTAAGGCGAACAAAGCTTGAGATTGGTTTAATCCCTCCATTCTATGCCTTGAATGTTAAAGGCATCTCCATTGGCAATTTAATGTTGGATATTCCCATCAAGACTTGGGATGCAAGTCAGGGCGGAGGGATGATCATTGAGTCAAGCACAAGCCTAGCGAGCCTAGCGCAGCCGGCTTATCAGCCTGTAATCGACATATTGCAGAAATCGGTGTCGACATTCGAGAAAGTAACAGTAGATGGAGTGCCATTGGAGCACTGCTTTAATTCCACAGGGTTTAAGAACTCAATTGTACCAAGACTGGTAATACATTTCATGGATGGAGCTCGGTTTCAGCCTCATGTGAAGAGCTATGTTATTGATGTTGCTGATGGAGTGAAATGTCTGGGAATAGTCATGGGAAAATGGCCTGGTTACTCTGTCATTGGGAATATTATGCAGCAGAATTATTTGTGGGAATTCGACCTTGCCGGAGGCACGCTTGGATTCGCTCCCTCCACCTGCAAATAGCTTTTGCTTGATCTTCTCcatctctccatctctctctctgtctctctctctatatatatatatgtaatatacaGGACAACAGACAGATTGAATTTGTTATTCTTTGTAACTCTACACTCCTCTATAGTTCTCTTATGTGTATTCATATGTTCCGTGGATCTTGAAAGATCACTACAATTGTTCTTTCTTATAAATCTTCAACAACAGCTTTAACATCACAATAgaaatcaaaattatatttaactcattttttgttttggatgttCAGATGCAGTGAGATGTTATGATTATG includes the following:
- the LOC119990154 gene encoding aspartic proteinase NANA, chloroplast-like, which encodes MMACSISFLLVSVMVAVVVTDVNRNAMASATTLKMEMLHRHHPLLNARPETQLERVKELVTRDKIRHEMIARSHQRRLTVKTEEQEWKKSGGGIEFPMRAGRDYGAGEYFVNFKVGTPPQNFLMIADTGTELTWMNCIYRCRAHHNCTLNPPNRHQRRLSRHVFRSDLSSSFRTIPCSSRTCKVDLSNLFSLTYCPSNHTPCNYDYRFVDGSFATGLFARETVTVHGADGWIRKLKNVLVGCNNNFQGSFENVDGILGLAYSEHSFVWEAMDEFGGKFSYCLVDHLSHKNVFNYLTFGNNSNQSRRTPLSGNVRRTKLEIGLIPPFYALNVKGISIGNLMLDIPIKTWDASQGGGMIIESSTSLASLAQPAYQPVIDILQKSVSTFEKVTVDGVPLEHCFNSTGFKNSIVPRLVIHFMDGARFQPHVKSYVIDVADGVKCLGIVMGKWPGYSVIGNIMQQNYLWEFDLAGGTLGFAPSTCK